In the genome of Qipengyuania seohaensis, one region contains:
- a CDS encoding enoyl-CoA hydratase-related protein has product MSDFEMIKAERDGPVLTITLNRPDRLNACPPQMADEIFTAIRDIGNARAVLMRGEGRAFCSGADLAANAEMSVSGGDRAFASLSRHYNPMVQALAGLPVPVVSMVQGPAAGVGCSIALAADFVLAGKSGYFLQAFVNIGLVPDGGSSWMLPRLIGTAQATRMMMLGEKIHGEEAERIGLIYKCVEDEVLESEATALVQKLANGPTVALGQMKRTLRDGLQADFPATLAAEANGQRIAGSTQDAVEGAMAFLQKRKAEFKGS; this is encoded by the coding sequence TCAAGGCCGAACGCGACGGGCCCGTTCTTACCATCACGCTCAACCGCCCGGACCGCCTCAATGCCTGTCCGCCACAGATGGCAGACGAAATCTTCACCGCCATCCGCGACATCGGCAATGCCCGTGCAGTCCTTATGCGCGGAGAAGGTCGTGCCTTTTGTTCTGGCGCCGACCTTGCGGCGAATGCGGAGATGTCCGTCAGCGGCGGCGATCGCGCGTTTGCCTCGCTCAGCCGGCATTATAATCCGATGGTGCAGGCACTCGCCGGGCTTCCTGTGCCGGTTGTTTCGATGGTTCAGGGCCCTGCAGCCGGTGTCGGCTGCTCGATAGCCCTGGCGGCGGACTTCGTACTGGCAGGAAAGAGCGGCTATTTCCTTCAGGCTTTCGTCAATATCGGCTTGGTGCCCGACGGCGGTTCCAGCTGGATGCTGCCTCGCCTGATCGGCACTGCCCAAGCCACCCGCATGATGATGCTTGGCGAGAAAATCCACGGCGAAGAAGCCGAACGGATCGGGCTGATCTACAAATGCGTTGAAGACGAGGTTCTGGAAAGCGAGGCAACCGCTCTTGTCCAGAAGCTTGCAAACGGCCCGACCGTGGCGCTCGGCCAAATGAAGCGCACGTTGCGGGATGGCCTGCAGGCAGATTTCCCCGCGACGCTGGCAGCAGAAGCCAACGGGCAACGGATCGCGGGCAGCACTCAGGACGCCGTCGAAGGTGCCATGGCTTTCCTCCAGAAGCGCAAAGCTGAATTCAAAGGCAGCTGA